The following coding sequences are from one Melanotaenia boesemani isolate fMelBoe1 chromosome 17, fMelBoe1.pri, whole genome shotgun sequence window:
- the efna1a gene encoding ephrin-A1a isoform X1 encodes MPPLLSDMDMLWIVGFVVSVCAWFASAERHSVYWNSTNPKFQWDNYAVEVKLNDYLDIVCPHYPQGEVPLLDAERYVLYMVEREDYESCKPQSYDQMRWECGHPFAPHGAEKFSEKFQRFTPFTLGKEFRQGESYYYISKPLHHHGQECLRLRVDVIAADGSQEARVAKGGTGGAVVGAGGGVHNPSNRLPAADDPVVILPDVQKSKRTNSAVETTSLSVLSLLLPFSLLLLLL; translated from the exons ATGCCTCCACTCCTCTCCGACATGGATATGCTTTGGATTGTTGGCTTCGTTGTGAGCGTCTGCGCCTGGTTTGCTTCAGCGGAGCGGCACAGCGTCTACTGGAACAGCACCAACCCAAA GTTTCAATGGGACAACTATGCTGTGGAGGTGAAGCTCAATGACTACCTGGACATCGTCTGCCCCCATTACCCTCAGGGTGAGGTACCACTGCTAGATGCCGAGCGCTACGTGCTCTACATGGTGGAGCGTGAAGACTATGAGTCCTGCAAGCCCCAGTCTTATGATCAGATGCGCTGGGAGTGTGGTCATCCCTTTGCACCCCACGGTGCTGAGAAGTTCTCAGAAAAGTTCCAGCGTTTTACTCCATTTACTCTGGGAAAAGAGTTTCGTCAAGGAGAAAGCTACTATTATATCT CTAAACCTTTGCACCACCATGGCCAAGAGTGTCTCAGACTCAGGGTTGATGTCATCGCAGCTGATG GCTCTCAAGAGGCCAGAGTAGCAAAAGGAGGCACGGGCGGGGCTGTAGTTGGAGCAGGGGGTGGTGTTCACAACCCCTCCAACAGACTGCCTGCAG CAGATGACCCAGTGGTAATCCTGCCTGATGTCCAAAAGAGCAAACGGACAAACTCTGCAGTGGAAACCACATCGCTCTCAGTCCTCTCATTGCTACTCCCATTTTCATTACTGCTTTTGTTGCTCTGA
- the efna1a gene encoding ephrin-A1a isoform X2, with the protein MPPLLSDMDMLWIVGFVVSVCAWFASAERHSVYWNSTNPKFQWDNYAVEVKLNDYLDIVCPHYPQGEVPLLDAERYVLYMVEREDYESCKPQSYDQMRWECGHPFAPHGAEKFSEKFQRFTPFTLGKEFRQGESYYYISKPLHHHGQECLRLRVDVIAADGSQEARVAKGGTGGAVVGAGGGVHNPSNRLPADDPVVILPDVQKSKRTNSAVETTSLSVLSLLLPFSLLLLLL; encoded by the exons ATGCCTCCACTCCTCTCCGACATGGATATGCTTTGGATTGTTGGCTTCGTTGTGAGCGTCTGCGCCTGGTTTGCTTCAGCGGAGCGGCACAGCGTCTACTGGAACAGCACCAACCCAAA GTTTCAATGGGACAACTATGCTGTGGAGGTGAAGCTCAATGACTACCTGGACATCGTCTGCCCCCATTACCCTCAGGGTGAGGTACCACTGCTAGATGCCGAGCGCTACGTGCTCTACATGGTGGAGCGTGAAGACTATGAGTCCTGCAAGCCCCAGTCTTATGATCAGATGCGCTGGGAGTGTGGTCATCCCTTTGCACCCCACGGTGCTGAGAAGTTCTCAGAAAAGTTCCAGCGTTTTACTCCATTTACTCTGGGAAAAGAGTTTCGTCAAGGAGAAAGCTACTATTATATCT CTAAACCTTTGCACCACCATGGCCAAGAGTGTCTCAGACTCAGGGTTGATGTCATCGCAGCTGATG GCTCTCAAGAGGCCAGAGTAGCAAAAGGAGGCACGGGCGGGGCTGTAGTTGGAGCAGGGGGTGGTGTTCACAACCCCTCCAACAGACTGCCTGCAG ATGACCCAGTGGTAATCCTGCCTGATGTCCAAAAGAGCAAACGGACAAACTCTGCAGTGGAAACCACATCGCTCTCAGTCCTCTCATTGCTACTCCCATTTTCATTACTGCTTTTGTTGCTCTGA
- the dpm3 gene encoding dolichol-phosphate mannosyltransferase subunit 3 codes for MTKLMQWLSGVSLLGAIWALVTFDLLELSLPQTYKEVAWPMPLYLLVSFGCFSLATVGYRVATFNDCEDAAKELQQQIKEAKEDLRKKGLKM; via the coding sequence ATGACGAAGCTTATGCAGTGGCTTTCAGGCGTGTCGCTGCTGGGTGCAATTTGGGCTTTGGTCACTTTCGACCTGTTGGAACTGAGCCTTCCGCAGACGTACAAGGAAGTTGCCTGGCCGATGCCTCTCTACCTTCTGGTGTCATTTGGCTGCTTCTCCCTAGCCACGGTGGGATACCGCGTGGCCACTTTTAATGACTGCGAAGACGCAGCGAAagagctccagcagcagatAAAAGAAGCTAAAGAGGACTTAAGGAAGAAGGGTTTGAAGATGTAG